From a single Methylosinus sp. H3A genomic region:
- the argC gene encoding N-acetyl-gamma-glutamyl-phosphate reductase, producing MAKIFIDGDAGTTGLEIREKLAGEKTIELVSIAPELRKEVSAKRDILARVDIAILCLPDAAAKETVALADELGDAGPRILDASTAHRVAPGWTYGFPELAPGQAAAIRGARRVANPGCYATGAISLLRPLVDAGLIAPQEKLTINAVSGYSGGGKQMIEAYEKGEAPAFELYGLSLEHKHLPEIAAYSRLASAPLFVPSVGNFRQGMLVSIPLALDALFARPRAVDLEAALARHYAGAAHVRVVPAPKSGRLDPLALNGTNDLEIFVFAHEERRHALLVARLDNLGKGASGAAVQNLSLMLSEQVS from the coding sequence ATGGCGAAAATCTTCATCGACGGCGACGCCGGCACCACGGGCCTGGAAATTCGCGAGAAGCTCGCGGGCGAAAAGACGATCGAGCTCGTCTCCATTGCGCCCGAGCTGCGCAAGGAGGTTTCCGCCAAGCGCGACATTCTCGCGCGCGTCGATATCGCCATCCTCTGCCTGCCGGACGCCGCCGCCAAGGAGACGGTCGCGCTTGCCGATGAATTGGGCGATGCGGGCCCGCGCATTCTCGACGCCTCGACGGCGCATCGCGTCGCGCCCGGCTGGACCTATGGCTTTCCCGAGCTCGCGCCCGGCCAGGCCGCGGCGATCCGCGGCGCGCGTCGCGTCGCCAATCCCGGCTGCTATGCGACGGGCGCGATCTCGCTGCTGCGACCGCTCGTCGACGCGGGCCTGATCGCGCCTCAGGAGAAGCTCACGATCAACGCCGTCTCCGGCTATTCCGGCGGCGGCAAGCAGATGATCGAGGCTTACGAGAAAGGCGAGGCGCCGGCTTTCGAGCTGTATGGCCTTTCGCTCGAGCACAAGCATTTGCCGGAGATCGCCGCCTATTCGCGCCTTGCTTCGGCGCCCTTGTTCGTTCCCTCGGTCGGCAATTTCCGCCAGGGCATGCTGGTCTCGATTCCGCTCGCGCTCGATGCGCTGTTCGCTCGGCCGCGCGCGGTCGATCTCGAGGCGGCGCTGGCGCGGCATTACGCGGGCGCGGCTCATGTGCGCGTCGTTCCGGCGCCGAAGTCGGGACGTCTCGATCCGCTCGCCTTGAACGGAACCAATGATCTCGAAATCTTCGTCTTCGCGCATGAGGAGCGGCGTCATGCGTTGCTCGTCGCGCGTCTCGACAATCTCGGCAAAGGCGCGTCGGGCGCCGCCGTACAGAATCTATCGTTGATGCTGTCGGAGCAGGTGAGCTGA
- a CDS encoding MerR family transcriptional regulator, with protein MTGKTETGKTDGAFRTIGEVAESLDLPPHVLRFWETRFSEIEPVKRAGGRRYYRPRDVELVAAIRHLLYGRGYTIKGVQRLLREQGVRAVIESARGPGAGLERAERDTDFDERELPAAEVSLFSYVDEPTREERRPAPVDLREIAEEGEAREPATSLVALAPREPPPMLTLPAVRLSEAPAVGLRPQDERRLRQALVDLAECRRMLELTRR; from the coding sequence TTGACCGGCAAGACCGAGACCGGCAAGACCGACGGCGCCTTCCGCACGATCGGCGAGGTCGCGGAGAGCCTCGACCTTCCGCCGCATGTGCTGCGCTTCTGGGAGACGCGCTTCTCCGAGATCGAGCCGGTCAAGCGCGCCGGAGGGCGCCGCTATTATCGGCCGCGCGACGTCGAGCTGGTCGCGGCGATCCGCCATCTGCTCTATGGGCGGGGCTATACGATCAAGGGCGTGCAGCGCCTGTTGCGCGAGCAGGGCGTGCGCGCGGTGATCGAGAGCGCCCGTGGCCCGGGCGCCGGGCTCGAGCGCGCCGAGCGCGACACGGATTTCGACGAGCGCGAGCTGCCAGCGGCCGAGGTCTCGCTCTTCTCCTATGTCGATGAGCCGACGCGTGAGGAGCGGCGGCCCGCGCCGGTCGATCTGCGCGAGATCGCGGAGGAGGGGGAGGCGCGGGAGCCGGCCACATCGCTGGTCGCGCTCGCCCCGCGCGAGCCGCCGCCCATGCTGACGCTGCCGGCCGTGCGGCTCTCGGAGGCTCCGGCCGTGGGTCTGCGCCCGCAGGACGAGCGGCGGTTGCGGCAGGCGCTGGTCGATCTCGCCGAATGCCGCCGCATGTTGGAGCTGACGCGGCGGTGA
- a CDS encoding GDCCVxC domain-containing (seleno)protein, translated as MHLVSTISCPFCGHKSAEAMPADACVVFYECKKCKAMLRPKAGDCCVFCSYGDSPCPPIQRSQESADNDRRRPRG; from the coding sequence ATGCATCTCGTGTCTACGATATCCTGTCCATTCTGCGGCCATAAATCCGCTGAAGCGATGCCGGCGGACGCTTGCGTTGTCTTTTACGAATGCAAGAAGTGCAAGGCGATGCTCCGGCCCAAGGCCGGCGATTGCTGCGTATTTTGCTCTTACGGCGACTCGCCGTGCCCTCCGATTCAGAGATCGCAAGAAAGTGCGGATAACGATCGGCGCCGCCCTCGCGGATAG
- a CDS encoding Mrp/NBP35 family ATP-binding protein — MADEASVLKALESVAGPDGKSIVAAGLVSGVNVSGAKAFVSLTGDPARAKELEVLRVAVEGAVKTVPGIEAAIVTLTAERAPQAAPAAPPPGQAPQRRPIAALEKIKYIVAVSSGKGGVGKSTTSANLALGLAAQGWRVGLLDADIYGPSAPRLFGLSGKPEVVGNKMIPLEAYGIKIMSIGFLVEEDVPMVWRGPMVAQALGQMLGEVAWGELDALVVDMPPGTGDAQLTMAQQVPLAGAVVVSTPQDLALIDARRGVAMFQKVSTPILGIVENMSYFLCPHCGGRTDIFSHGGARQDAEALGVPFLGEVPLDLAIRQTSDAGTPVVATAPDGPHAAIYKELAAKVKNLLETQSRRAPPKIVIG; from the coding sequence GTGGCCGATGAAGCATCAGTCTTGAAAGCGCTGGAGAGCGTCGCCGGTCCGGACGGCAAATCGATTGTCGCGGCCGGCCTCGTCAGCGGAGTCAATGTGTCGGGGGCCAAGGCCTTCGTCTCGCTCACCGGCGATCCGGCGCGGGCCAAGGAGCTCGAGGTGCTGCGCGTCGCCGTCGAGGGCGCCGTCAAGACCGTGCCGGGAATCGAGGCGGCGATCGTGACGCTCACCGCGGAGCGCGCTCCGCAGGCCGCCCCGGCCGCGCCGCCGCCCGGTCAGGCGCCGCAGCGGCGGCCCATCGCCGCGCTCGAGAAGATCAAATACATCGTCGCCGTCTCCTCGGGCAAAGGCGGCGTCGGAAAATCGACAACCTCCGCCAATCTGGCGCTCGGCCTCGCAGCGCAAGGCTGGCGTGTCGGCCTGCTCGACGCCGACATCTACGGCCCATCCGCGCCGCGCCTGTTCGGCCTCAGCGGCAAGCCCGAGGTCGTCGGCAACAAGATGATCCCGCTCGAGGCCTATGGCATAAAGATCATGTCCATCGGCTTCCTGGTCGAGGAGGACGTGCCCATGGTCTGGCGCGGCCCCATGGTGGCGCAGGCGCTCGGCCAGATGCTCGGCGAGGTCGCCTGGGGCGAGCTCGACGCGCTCGTCGTCGACATGCCGCCCGGCACTGGCGACGCGCAGCTGACCATGGCGCAGCAGGTGCCGCTCGCCGGCGCAGTCGTCGTCTCGACGCCGCAGGATCTGGCGCTGATCGACGCGCGCCGCGGCGTCGCAATGTTCCAGAAAGTGTCGACGCCCATTCTCGGCATCGTCGAGAATATGAGCTATTTCCTCTGTCCGCATTGCGGCGGACGCACCGACATCTTCTCCCATGGCGGCGCGCGGCAGGACGCGGAGGCGCTGGGCGTGCCCTTCCTCGGCGAGGTGCCGCTCGATCTCGCCATCCGCCAGACCTCGGACGCCGGCACGCCGGTCGTCGCCACCGCGCCGGACGGGCCGCATGCGGCGATCTACAAGGAGCTGGCCGCCAAGGTGAAGAATTTGCTGGAGACGCAGTCGCGCCGCGCCCCGCCCAAAATCGTCATCGGATGA
- a CDS encoding COX15/CtaA family protein, whose translation MTDWIQFPAQTPAIVAPPSEESATDVRLWLWIIAALVFAMVVVGGATRLTESGLSITEWKPIAGVLPPLSEAQWAAAFEDYKKIPQYREMFPNMELAQFKTIFAWEWSHRLLGRLIGFVFALPLAWFWLRGRLPKSVKPKLLGILALGALQGGVGWWMVSSGLVNRVEVAQERLAIHLLLAAFIFSACLWVAGGLGYKPRIIVASGRRRLSFFATALLVLVFVQIGAGALVAGLRAGYAYNSWPLMDDNFIPPSDELLRLSPWWSNLVDNVALVQFDHRMIAYVLLALALFHFIDAAGSAGGRVARGAGLLFGHIGAQAVLGIVTLLLVVPLWAALSHQALAMGVLAVATLHARRLRTAEAAADDD comes from the coding sequence ATGACCGACTGGATCCAGTTCCCCGCTCAAACGCCCGCCATCGTCGCGCCGCCGAGCGAGGAGAGCGCCACCGATGTGCGCTTGTGGCTGTGGATCATCGCCGCGCTCGTCTTCGCCATGGTGGTGGTGGGCGGCGCGACGCGGCTCACCGAATCGGGCCTCTCCATCACCGAATGGAAGCCGATAGCGGGCGTTCTTCCGCCGCTCTCCGAGGCGCAATGGGCCGCCGCATTCGAGGATTACAAGAAAATCCCGCAGTATCGCGAGATGTTCCCGAACATGGAGCTCGCGCAGTTCAAAACGATCTTCGCCTGGGAGTGGAGCCACCGTCTGCTCGGCCGTCTCATCGGCTTCGTTTTCGCTCTGCCCCTCGCCTGGTTCTGGCTGCGCGGACGCCTGCCCAAGAGTGTCAAGCCGAAGCTCCTCGGCATATTGGCGCTCGGCGCGCTGCAGGGCGGCGTCGGCTGGTGGATGGTGTCCTCCGGCCTCGTCAATCGCGTCGAGGTGGCGCAGGAGCGCCTCGCCATTCATCTGCTGCTGGCGGCCTTCATCTTCTCCGCATGTCTGTGGGTCGCGGGCGGGCTCGGCTATAAGCCGCGCATCATTGTCGCAAGCGGACGCCGTCGCCTCTCCTTTTTCGCGACTGCGCTGCTCGTTCTGGTCTTCGTGCAGATCGGCGCGGGCGCGCTGGTCGCGGGGCTTCGCGCCGGCTACGCCTATAACAGCTGGCCGCTGATGGACGATAATTTCATCCCGCCGTCGGACGAGCTGCTGCGGCTCTCGCCCTGGTGGAGCAATCTCGTCGACAATGTCGCGCTCGTGCAATTCGACCATCGCATGATCGCTTATGTGCTGCTCGCGCTGGCGCTGTTTCACTTCATCGACGCGGCGGGCTCGGCGGGCGGCCGCGTCGCGCGCGGCGCCGGACTATTGTTCGGCCATATAGGCGCGCAGGCCGTGCTCGGCATTGTGACGCTTCTGCTCGTCGTGCCGCTGTGGGCGGCGCTCTCGCATCAGGCGCTCGCCATGGGCGTGCTGGCTGTCGCGACGCTGCATGCGCGTCGCCTGCGCACGGCCGAGGCCGCGGCAGACGACGACTGA